The Streptomyces sp. P9-A4 genome contains a region encoding:
- a CDS encoding DinB family protein — MVTLVSAETHGDERGALLNFVETQRAALRRSLIGLTEEQAASRPSVSELSLSGLVKHVAEGELNWLRMAQCRPNEKVRDQETWSEGFKLVDGETIPEILEFWAGVAKETEEFARSVPSLDDTFPLPEAPWFPKEGRVSMRWMLLHLVEEAARHAGHADIIRESLDGKGSFDLVAEEQRGR, encoded by the coding sequence ATGGTCACTCTCGTTTCGGCCGAGACCCACGGCGACGAGCGCGGCGCGCTCCTCAACTTTGTCGAGACCCAGCGCGCGGCGCTCCGGCGCTCCCTCATCGGCCTGACCGAGGAGCAGGCGGCGAGCCGCCCCAGCGTCAGCGAGCTGAGCCTCTCCGGGCTGGTCAAGCACGTCGCCGAGGGCGAGCTGAACTGGCTCCGGATGGCGCAGTGCCGGCCGAACGAGAAGGTGCGCGACCAGGAGACCTGGAGCGAGGGCTTCAAGCTCGTCGACGGCGAGACGATCCCGGAGATCCTGGAATTCTGGGCGGGCGTGGCGAAGGAGACCGAGGAGTTCGCCCGGTCCGTGCCGAGCCTGGACGACACCTTCCCGCTGCCCGAGGCGCCCTGGTTCCCCAAGGAGGGGCGCGTGTCGATGCGCTGGATGCTGCTGCACCTGGTCGAGGAGGCGGCCCGGCACGCGGGCCACGCCGACATCATCCGCGAGTCCCTCGACGGCAAGGGGTCCTTCGACCTGGTCGCGGAGGAGCAGCGGGGGCGGTGA
- a CDS encoding ABC transporter ATP-binding protein encodes MTSTTAPTAPTAPASRAAGTTPAASPAVRLRRLTRHHRDVHALDGVDLDFAAGTFTAVMGPSGSGKSTLLQCAAGLDRPTAGRVEVGGVALEGLSERRLTLLRRDRIGFVFQSFNLLPALTAAQNVALPLRLAGRRPSRTEVREALARVGLAGRERHRPGELSGGQQQRVAIARALITLPAVLFGDEPTGALDSTTSREVLDMLRELVDRDGQTIVMVTHDPVAAARADRVVFLVDGRVAGELPSPTVESVTARMATLETAPEAPGAIPAAPECPTTTTVSAPPAGGLPC; translated from the coding sequence ATGACCTCGACGACGGCTCCGACCGCCCCGACCGCCCCGGCCTCTCGTGCGGCGGGCACCACCCCCGCCGCCTCCCCCGCCGTACGGCTCCGCCGGCTGACCCGCCACCACCGGGACGTCCATGCCCTCGACGGCGTCGACCTCGACTTCGCCGCCGGGACCTTCACCGCCGTCATGGGCCCTTCGGGCTCCGGCAAGTCCACGCTGCTCCAGTGCGCGGCCGGACTCGACCGGCCCACCGCCGGGCGGGTGGAGGTCGGCGGGGTCGCCCTGGAGGGGCTGAGCGAACGGCGGCTGACCCTGCTGCGGCGGGACCGGATCGGCTTCGTCTTCCAGTCCTTCAACCTGCTGCCCGCCCTGACCGCCGCGCAGAACGTGGCCCTGCCCCTGCGGCTCGCCGGCCGCCGCCCTTCCCGTACGGAGGTCAGGGAGGCGCTGGCGCGCGTCGGGCTCGCGGGGCGGGAGCGGCACCGGCCCGGCGAACTCTCCGGCGGACAGCAGCAACGGGTCGCCATCGCCCGCGCGTTGATCACCCTCCCGGCCGTCCTCTTCGGCGACGAGCCGACCGGCGCGCTCGACTCGACGACGAGCCGCGAGGTGCTCGACATGCTGCGGGAGCTGGTCGACCGGGACGGCCAGACGATCGTCATGGTCACCCACGACCCGGTGGCGGCGGCCCGCGCGGACCGGGTGGTCTTCCTGGTCGACGGGCGCGTGGCGGGCGAACTGCCGTCCCCGACGGTGGAGTCGGTCACGGCCAGGATGGCGACGCTGGAGACGGCACCGGAGGCGCCGGGGGCCATACCGGCCGCACCGGAGTGCCCCACCACCACGACCGTCTCGGCTCCCCCCGCCGGAGGCCTCCCGTGCTGA
- a CDS encoding PadR family transcriptional regulator has translation MSAIRLLVLGAVKQHGRAHGYQVRNDLEYWGAHEWSHAKPGSIYHALKQMAKQGLLHAHEVAPSTVGGPPRVEYELTEAGTEEYFTLLREALTTYDQKTDVLSAAIGFMVDLPREEAAFLLRRRVRALDEWRTAVTEYYTPEGGPGQLGHIGEIMHMWLHSADAGKEWTLGLIERIEGGAYVFAGEGDPFVGVLAEGEENPYAV, from the coding sequence ATGTCGGCGATCCGTCTCCTCGTCCTGGGTGCGGTCAAGCAGCACGGCCGCGCCCACGGATACCAGGTGCGCAACGACCTGGAGTACTGGGGTGCGCACGAGTGGTCCCACGCCAAGCCGGGCTCGATCTACCACGCGCTGAAACAGATGGCGAAGCAGGGACTGCTGCACGCGCACGAGGTGGCGCCGAGCACGGTCGGCGGGCCGCCGCGTGTCGAGTACGAGCTGACGGAGGCCGGTACGGAGGAGTACTTCACCCTCCTCCGCGAGGCGCTGACCACGTACGACCAGAAGACGGACGTCCTGTCCGCGGCCATCGGCTTCATGGTGGACCTGCCCCGCGAGGAGGCCGCGTTCCTGCTGCGCCGGCGGGTGCGGGCGCTCGACGAGTGGCGGACGGCGGTCACCGAGTACTACACGCCGGAGGGCGGCCCCGGCCAGCTCGGGCACATCGGCGAGATCATGCACATGTGGCTCCACTCGGCGGACGCGGGCAAGGAGTGGACCCTCGGTCTGATCGAGCGGATCGAGGGCGGGGCGTACGTCTTCGCGGGCGAGGGAGACCCCTTCGTGGGCGTCCTGGCGGAGGGCGAGGAGAACCCGTACGCGGTGTGA
- a CDS encoding ABC transporter permease, translating to MSAAYVLGDCWTMTRRELAHWARRPVQVLVGLVFPVMMLLMFGYLVGGGRSVDGDYVDYLVPGMLTLTMVFGLEGTMTAVTQDLNKGVIDRFRSMPMTDGAVLVGRAAADMLQSAVGLLVMVGVGYGIGWRAAGGLGSTLGALGLLLLLRFAMLWIGIFLALVAGRAELVQAVQILVWPVGFLSNAFASPDSMPGWLGAVVEWNPMSATATAVRDLFGNPGGEPGHVVAAVLWPLVLLALFFPLAVRKFGRLGK from the coding sequence ATGAGCGCCGCGTACGTGCTGGGCGACTGCTGGACGATGACCCGCCGGGAACTCGCGCACTGGGCGCGCCGGCCGGTGCAGGTCCTCGTCGGGCTGGTGTTCCCGGTGATGATGCTGCTGATGTTCGGCTATCTGGTCGGCGGCGGGCGGAGCGTCGACGGCGACTACGTCGACTACCTGGTGCCCGGCATGCTCACCCTCACCATGGTCTTCGGTCTCGAAGGCACCATGACGGCGGTGACCCAGGACCTGAACAAGGGCGTGATCGACCGGTTCAGGTCGATGCCGATGACCGACGGCGCGGTGCTCGTGGGGCGGGCCGCCGCCGACATGCTCCAGTCGGCGGTGGGGCTGCTGGTGATGGTCGGGGTCGGGTACGGGATCGGCTGGCGGGCGGCCGGGGGACTCGGGAGCACCCTGGGGGCCCTGGGGCTGTTGCTCCTGCTGCGTTTCGCGATGCTGTGGATCGGGATCTTCCTCGCCCTGGTCGCGGGGCGCGCCGAACTGGTCCAGGCCGTGCAGATCCTGGTCTGGCCGGTGGGCTTCCTCTCCAACGCGTTCGCGTCGCCGGACTCGATGCCGGGCTGGCTCGGCGCGGTCGTGGAGTGGAACCCGATGTCGGCGACCGCGACGGCGGTCCGTGACCTCTTCGGCAACCCGGGCGGCGAGCCGGGGCACGTCGTGGCGGCGGTGCTGTGGCCGCTGGTCCTGCTGGCGCTCTTCTTCCCGCTGGCGGTACGGAAGTTCGGGCGGCTCGGGAAGTAG
- a CDS encoding aldehyde dehydrogenase family protein produces MSHFTDLAHQYIDGEWKPGSGSWDIIDFNPYTGEKLASITVATADEVDRAYRAAERAQTEWAETNPYTRRLVFERALRIVEDREDEIAETIVAELGGTRLKAAFELHLAKEFLREAVQLALRPEGRILPSPVDGKENRVYRVPVGVVGVISPFNFPFLLSIKSVAPALALGNAVVLKPHQNTPICGGTLVAKVLEEAGLPAGLLNVVVTDIAEIGDALLTHPVPKVISFTGSDKVGRHVATVCAQNFKHAVLELGGNSALIVLDDADVDYAVDAAVFSRFVHQGQVCMAANRILVDRAVEEEFTEKFVAKVKTLRVGDPADPATHIGPLINSQQAEAVSSLVDQTVEAGATALLHGTVDGNLVSPSVLTGFAPDAPVLGQEIFGPVALIVPFDGEEEAVRIANDTPYGLSGAVHTGDIERGVRIAKRIHTGMIHINDGTVHDEPIVPFGGEKHSGIGRLNGEAMVESFTTQKWISIQYGRSRFPF; encoded by the coding sequence ATGTCGCACTTCACCGACCTGGCCCACCAGTACATCGATGGCGAGTGGAAGCCGGGCAGCGGCTCGTGGGACATCATCGACTTCAACCCGTACACCGGGGAGAAGCTCGCGTCGATCACCGTGGCCACCGCCGACGAGGTCGACCGCGCCTACCGGGCCGCCGAGCGCGCCCAGACCGAGTGGGCCGAGACCAACCCGTACACGCGCCGGCTCGTCTTCGAGCGCGCCCTGCGGATCGTCGAGGACCGCGAGGACGAGATCGCCGAGACGATCGTCGCCGAGCTGGGCGGCACCCGCCTCAAGGCGGCCTTCGAGCTGCACCTCGCCAAGGAGTTCCTGCGTGAGGCGGTGCAGCTGGCGCTGCGCCCCGAGGGCCGCATCCTGCCGTCCCCGGTCGACGGCAAGGAGAACCGGGTCTACCGCGTCCCGGTCGGCGTCGTCGGCGTCATCTCGCCCTTCAACTTCCCCTTCCTCCTCTCGATCAAGTCGGTCGCGCCCGCGCTCGCCCTCGGCAACGCGGTCGTCCTCAAGCCGCACCAGAACACCCCGATCTGCGGCGGCACGCTCGTCGCCAAGGTCCTGGAGGAGGCCGGTCTGCCGGCCGGTCTGCTGAACGTCGTCGTCACCGACATCGCCGAGATCGGCGACGCCCTCCTCACCCACCCGGTCCCGAAGGTCATCTCCTTCACCGGCTCCGACAAGGTCGGCCGCCACGTCGCCACGGTCTGCGCGCAGAACTTCAAGCACGCCGTCCTCGAACTCGGCGGCAACAGCGCCCTGATCGTCCTCGACGACGCCGATGTCGACTACGCCGTGGACGCGGCCGTCTTCAGCCGCTTCGTGCACCAGGGCCAGGTCTGCATGGCCGCCAACCGCATCCTGGTGGACCGGGCCGTGGAGGAGGAGTTCACCGAGAAGTTCGTCGCGAAGGTGAAGACTCTCCGTGTCGGCGACCCGGCGGACCCTGCGACCCACATCGGCCCGCTGATCAACTCCCAGCAGGCGGAGGCCGTCTCCTCGCTCGTCGACCAGACGGTGGAGGCCGGCGCGACCGCGCTGCTGCACGGCACCGTGGACGGCAACCTCGTCTCCCCGTCCGTCCTCACCGGCTTCGCGCCCGACGCGCCCGTCCTCGGCCAGGAGATCTTCGGCCCGGTCGCCCTGATCGTCCCCTTCGACGGCGAGGAGGAGGCCGTACGGATCGCCAACGACACCCCGTACGGGCTCAGCGGCGCCGTCCACACCGGCGATATCGAGCGGGGCGTGCGGATCGCCAAGCGCATCCACACCGGCATGATCCACATCAACGACGGCACCGTCCACGACGAGCCGATCGTCCCCTTCGGCGGCGAGAAGCACTCGGGCATCGGCAGGCTCAACGGCGAGGCGATGGTGGAGAGCTTCACCACTCAGAAGTGGATCTCGATCCAGTACGGCCGGAGCCGCTTCCCGTTCTGA
- a CDS encoding FUSC family protein, translating into MSWLRALRETARSGLTVERRRLEPAIAARAALGLALVIGFSLAVFGPAVAASSAFGAFQAAIATFQRSWRPRPTLALASGASLAVSTFLGYVTGAHELLFLALLLLWTFLAGLVWAAGPTVGIIASSNVAIMLVTVTLPTSVAEAAGHAAMIFTGGVVQAALVVLLPVRRWGAQRDALADALAAEADYARRLRHDPVAPFDPVPLMTARSAAAVTPGQARRRPAELAGARGLAERIRPVLASLADPAVGVPEEGPERARVRELLAAAGAVLDAAAHAIRHGDPVDLPWAAAAALRTPDTGEILNGPSRRAAVRLAALLGDVVETAEPRTETSGGSGGSGAAKSGTSGSAASGAAEPPAHTPRTRPSLARLTPVVLAKMRAEMRRDSPILRHAIRVSAVTAAGYLLGAVLPFGHGYWAPMASVMVMRPDFTQTYARSVARFGGTLVGVALATAIVQSAHPDVYLSAVLAVLCAFTMYLLMRTGYAAGQVFVSAYVVFLLDMEGAGLTQTVRDRVTLTLLGGVLAMLSYAVYPAWETPRLRGRLADWLASVGRYAAAVVARYADPAGTGSPDVRQALLDTRAARVAWQEAVERATHEPVRHRGLSHAAVEQADNALAEFGRVAMLMEAHVPERGAPPVPAAATLAESLHRATERGAKEVRERREPHWEDLRETVDAWSADPPDHFLLHKGAVLLLDVLEELTTALTESRRH; encoded by the coding sequence ATGAGCTGGCTCCGGGCGTTGAGGGAGACCGCCCGTTCCGGACTCACCGTCGAACGGCGGCGGCTCGAACCCGCCATCGCCGCCCGAGCGGCCCTCGGGCTCGCCCTGGTCATCGGCTTCTCCCTCGCCGTCTTCGGGCCCGCCGTCGCCGCCTCCTCCGCCTTCGGCGCCTTCCAGGCGGCCATCGCCACCTTCCAGCGCTCCTGGCGCCCCCGCCCCACCCTCGCCCTCGCCTCCGGCGCCAGCCTCGCCGTGTCGACCTTCCTCGGCTACGTCACCGGCGCCCACGAACTGCTCTTCCTCGCCCTCCTGCTGCTCTGGACGTTCCTGGCGGGGCTGGTCTGGGCCGCCGGGCCGACCGTCGGCATCATCGCCTCCTCCAACGTGGCGATCATGCTGGTCACGGTCACCCTGCCCACCTCCGTCGCCGAGGCCGCCGGCCACGCCGCCATGATCTTCACGGGCGGTGTCGTCCAGGCCGCCCTGGTCGTCCTGCTCCCCGTACGCCGCTGGGGCGCCCAGCGCGACGCCCTCGCGGACGCGCTCGCCGCCGAGGCGGACTACGCCCGCAGGCTCCGCCACGACCCGGTCGCGCCGTTCGACCCCGTACCGCTGATGACGGCCCGCAGCGCCGCCGCCGTGACGCCCGGCCAGGCCCGCCGCCGCCCGGCGGAACTGGCCGGGGCGCGGGGCCTCGCGGAACGCATCCGCCCGGTCCTCGCCTCGCTCGCCGACCCGGCCGTCGGGGTTCCGGAGGAAGGCCCGGAACGCGCGCGCGTGCGGGAGCTGCTCGCCGCGGCGGGCGCCGTCCTCGACGCCGCCGCGCACGCGATCCGGCACGGCGATCCGGTCGACCTCCCGTGGGCGGCCGCCGCCGCCCTCCGTACCCCGGACACGGGCGAGATCCTCAACGGCCCCTCCCGCCGCGCGGCCGTCCGCCTCGCCGCGCTGCTCGGCGACGTGGTGGAGACGGCGGAACCGAGGACGGAGACTTCGGGCGGCTCGGGCGGTTCGGGCGCGGCGAAGTCCGGCACTTCGGGAAGCGCCGCCTCCGGCGCGGCGGAACCCCCCGCCCACACCCCCCGCACCCGGCCCTCCCTCGCCCGTCTCACCCCCGTCGTCCTCGCCAAGATGCGCGCCGAGATGCGCCGTGACTCCCCGATCCTGCGCCACGCGATCCGGGTCTCGGCGGTCACGGCCGCCGGCTACCTCCTGGGCGCGGTGCTGCCCTTCGGGCACGGCTACTGGGCGCCGATGGCCTCGGTGATGGTGATGCGCCCGGACTTCACGCAGACGTACGCGCGCTCGGTGGCGCGCTTCGGCGGCACCCTGGTGGGCGTCGCGCTGGCGACGGCAATCGTGCAGTCGGCGCACCCGGACGTGTACCTGTCGGCCGTGCTCGCGGTGCTGTGCGCCTTCACGATGTACCTGCTGATGCGCACCGGGTACGCGGCGGGGCAGGTCTTCGTCTCCGCGTACGTCGTCTTCCTGCTCGACATGGAGGGCGCGGGGCTGACGCAGACCGTACGGGACCGGGTGACGCTGACCCTGCTCGGCGGGGTCCTCGCGATGCTGTCGTACGCCGTCTACCCGGCCTGGGAGACGCCCCGGCTGCGCGGCCGGCTGGCGGACTGGCTGGCCTCGGTCGGCCGGTACGCGGCGGCCGTCGTCGCGCGGTACGCCGACCCGGCGGGCACCGGAAGTCCCGACGTACGGCAGGCGCTGCTCGACACCCGTGCGGCCCGGGTGGCCTGGCAGGAGGCGGTGGAGCGGGCGACCCACGAGCCGGTACGGCACCGGGGGCTCTCGCACGCGGCGGTGGAGCAGGCCGACAACGCGCTCGCGGAGTTCGGGCGGGTGGCGATGCTCATGGAGGCGCACGTGCCGGAACGCGGCGCCCCGCCCGTACCCGCCGCCGCGACCCTCGCGGAGTCCCTGCACCGGGCGACGGAGCGGGGTGCGAAGGAGGTGCGCGAGCGGAGGGAGCCGCACTGGGAGGACCTGCGCGAGACGGTCGACGCCTGGTCGGCCGACCCGCCGGACCACTTCCTGCTGCACAAGGGCGCCGTGCTGCTCCTCGACGTCCTGGAAGAACTCACCACGGCACTGACGGAGTCACGGCGGCACTGA
- a CDS encoding DUF2786 domain-containing protein: MSTSTTIDKAFEALYAGDDGSLDTAASLLAADPGADAELARRGEAFVRTLWERGWQPADAVRIVRRDLADEHLRVLATLVRAETARYERLPHRWQPQLAELAEQAGAPGRPTDRFSYATTVLELYRLLVRLPRLDAVGPVPGETLPPAAAGEPRMLTRIRALLAKAEATGYPEEAEALTAKAQELMARHSLDEATLAAGAPSPETPGAIRIGVEPPYEQAKAILLDAVATANHCRAVWNEAYGFSTVVGFEADLDPVELLYTSLLVQGTSAMTRAEAEQRAGGRKRTKSFRQSFLLAYANRLGTRLATTSRRVAAEAPTLLPALASRDLAVTTRTDELFPETRTARVRAAWDEEGWTHGASAADRAGLHPGRKGVRGAE, from the coding sequence GTGAGCACCAGCACCACCATCGACAAGGCCTTCGAGGCGCTGTACGCCGGCGACGACGGCTCGCTCGACACGGCCGCGTCTCTGCTGGCCGCCGACCCGGGAGCCGACGCGGAACTGGCGCGGCGCGGGGAGGCGTTCGTACGGACGCTGTGGGAGCGGGGCTGGCAGCCCGCGGACGCCGTACGCATCGTGCGCCGCGACCTGGCCGACGAGCACCTCCGGGTCCTCGCCACCCTGGTCCGGGCCGAGACCGCCCGCTACGAGCGGCTGCCGCACCGCTGGCAGCCGCAGCTGGCCGAGCTGGCCGAGCAGGCCGGCGCTCCCGGGCGGCCGACGGACCGCTTCTCGTACGCCACGACCGTCCTTGAGCTGTACCGGCTCCTGGTCAGGCTGCCGCGCCTCGACGCGGTCGGCCCGGTGCCGGGGGAGACGCTGCCGCCGGCCGCCGCCGGGGAGCCGCGGATGCTCACCCGGATCAGGGCGCTGCTCGCGAAGGCGGAGGCGACCGGGTACCCGGAGGAGGCGGAGGCGCTCACGGCCAAGGCCCAGGAGCTGATGGCGCGGCACAGCCTCGACGAGGCGACGCTCGCGGCCGGCGCGCCGTCGCCGGAGACGCCGGGCGCGATCCGGATCGGGGTGGAGCCGCCGTACGAACAGGCGAAGGCGATCCTGCTCGACGCGGTGGCGACGGCGAACCACTGCCGGGCCGTGTGGAACGAGGCGTACGGCTTCTCGACGGTCGTCGGCTTCGAGGCGGACCTCGACCCGGTGGAGCTGCTCTACACCTCGCTGCTCGTACAGGGCACGTCGGCGATGACGCGGGCGGAGGCGGAGCAGCGGGCCGGCGGACGCAAGCGTACGAAGTCCTTCCGGCAGTCCTTCCTGCTGGCGTACGCGAACCGGCTCGGCACCCGTCTCGCGACGACGTCCCGCCGGGTCGCGGCGGAGGCCCCGACGCTCCTCCCGGCCCTCGCCTCCCGGGACCTGGCGGTCACCACCCGTACGGACGAACTGTTCCCGGAGACGCGGACGGCCCGGGTGCGCGCGGCCTGGGACGAGGAGGGCTGGACGCACGGGGCGTCGGCGGCGGACAGAGCGGGCCTGCATCCGGGGCGGAAGGGGGTGCGGGGGGCGGAGTAG
- a CDS encoding DUF397 domain-containing protein: MAATELRGVVWQKSRHSNSQGSCVEFAKLPGGDVAVRNSRHPDGPALVYTPAEIEALLLGVKDGEFDHLV; encoded by the coding sequence ATGGCGGCCACGGAGCTGCGAGGCGTCGTGTGGCAGAAGAGCAGGCACAGCAACTCCCAGGGATCCTGCGTGGAGTTCGCCAAACTTCCGGGGGGAGACGTCGCCGTGCGCAACTCGCGCCACCCCGACGGCCCCGCCCTCGTCTATACGCCGGCGGAGATAGAGGCGCTCCTGCTCGGCGTCAAGGACGGGGAGTTCGACCACCTGGTGTGA
- a CDS encoding ATP-binding protein, whose product MGTNGSTVLEPLRQGLPPIDPGAVSTSASCALPARYEAVRGARKFTSATLDRWELSERFDDVALVVSELVTNALRHAVPGDAPQEEGQNPPVRLHLMRWSSRLVCAVRDPSQESPEARGGEEDFAAESGRGLFLVDSFSDSWGWHPLAGTLRGKVVWALFRIGAE is encoded by the coding sequence ATGGGGACGAATGGATCGACCGTGCTCGAGCCGTTACGGCAGGGCCTGCCGCCGATCGATCCCGGCGCCGTCTCCACCTCCGCCTCCTGCGCCCTGCCCGCGCGGTACGAAGCCGTGCGCGGGGCCCGGAAGTTCACCAGCGCGACGCTGGACCGCTGGGAACTGTCCGAGCGCTTCGACGACGTGGCCCTGGTCGTGTCCGAGCTCGTCACCAACGCGCTGCGGCACGCGGTGCCCGGCGACGCGCCGCAGGAAGAAGGCCAGAACCCACCGGTCCGGCTGCACCTGATGCGCTGGTCCTCGCGCCTCGTGTGCGCCGTGCGCGACCCCAGCCAGGAGAGCCCGGAGGCGCGCGGCGGCGAGGAGGACTTCGCCGCCGAGTCGGGACGCGGGCTGTTCCTGGTCGACTCGTTCAGCGACAGCTGGGGCTGGCACCCGCTGGCGGGGACGCTGCGGGGCAAGGTCGTGTGGGCGCTGTTCCGGATCGGTGCGGAGTAG
- a CDS encoding ATP-binding cassette domain-containing protein → MTAEAILMEGARKRYGGKDALAGLDLSVGRGTVHGLLGPNGAGKTTTVRILATLLRHDEGLVRVAGHDVRTEAREVRRRIGLLGQHAALDEELGGRQNLEMFGRLHHLGARRAGSRADELLERFGLADTGRKPVGQYSGGMRRRLDLAASLITEPEVLFLDEPTTGLDPRGRGEVWESVRSLVGGGTTVLLTTQYLEEADRLADRISVVDRGRVVADGTADALKARVGADRVDVVVRDAARLDEAAGLLPGARADVGVDADRRRLSVPVADRTASLVETVRALGEAGIEVEDIALRRPTLDEVFMHLTDGSDARREREVAA, encoded by the coding sequence ATGACAGCGGAAGCGATCCTCATGGAGGGCGCGCGCAAGCGGTACGGCGGGAAGGACGCCCTGGCCGGCCTCGACCTGAGCGTCGGGCGCGGCACCGTACACGGACTGCTCGGCCCCAACGGCGCGGGCAAGACCACGACGGTACGCATCCTGGCCACCCTGCTCCGGCACGACGAGGGCCTGGTGCGGGTGGCGGGCCACGACGTACGGACCGAGGCCCGGGAGGTACGGCGGCGGATCGGACTCCTCGGCCAGCACGCGGCCCTCGACGAGGAGCTGGGCGGCCGGCAGAACCTGGAGATGTTCGGCAGGCTCCACCACCTCGGCGCCCGCCGCGCCGGGTCACGGGCCGACGAACTCCTGGAGCGCTTCGGCCTCGCCGACACCGGCCGCAAGCCGGTCGGGCAGTACAGCGGCGGCATGCGGCGACGGCTCGACCTGGCCGCCTCCCTGATCACGGAGCCCGAGGTGCTCTTCCTCGACGAGCCGACGACCGGACTCGACCCGCGCGGCCGGGGCGAGGTCTGGGAGTCGGTGCGCTCCCTGGTCGGGGGCGGCACCACCGTGCTGCTCACCACCCAGTACCTGGAGGAGGCCGACCGGCTGGCCGACCGCATCTCGGTCGTGGACCGGGGCCGGGTCGTCGCCGACGGCACCGCCGACGCGCTCAAGGCACGGGTCGGCGCGGACCGCGTCGACGTGGTCGTACGGGACGCGGCGCGGCTCGACGAGGCCGCCGGGCTGCTGCCCGGCGCGCGGGCCGACGTGGGCGTCGACGCCGACCGGCGGCGGCTCAGCGTGCCCGTGGCCGACCGGACGGCCTCGCTCGTCGAGACCGTCCGGGCACTGGGGGAGGCCGGGATCGAGGTGGAGGACATCGCCCTGCGGCGGCCCACGCTCGACGAGGTCTTCATGCATCTGACGGACGGGTCCGACGCGCGTCGGGAGCGGGAGGTGGCGGCATGA
- a CDS encoding helix-turn-helix domain-containing protein, protein MTAGESGGTSGSVVRRILLGSQLRRLRESRGITREAAGYSIRASESKISRMELGRVSFKARDVEDLLTLYGVGDEAERGSLLGLAREANVAGWWHSFGDVLPGWFQTYIGLEGAASLIRVYEVQFVHGLLQTEAYAQAVVTRGMPDAPAVEIDRRVALRLERQKVLVSERAPQLHAVLDEAALRRPYGDRAVMRGQLKHLIEISEHPGVTLQVMPFSFGGHAGESGAFTMLRFPESDLSDIVYLEQLTSALYLDKREEVAQYQRVMEKLQQDGPDPAESRDLLRGLLQLS, encoded by the coding sequence GTGACCGCAGGCGAATCGGGCGGAACGAGCGGGAGTGTGGTGCGGCGCATCCTGCTGGGCTCCCAGCTGAGGCGGTTGCGCGAGTCGCGCGGGATCACCCGCGAGGCGGCCGGCTACTCGATCAGAGCGTCCGAATCCAAGATCAGCCGCATGGAGTTGGGACGGGTGAGCTTCAAGGCCAGGGACGTCGAGGATCTGCTCACGCTCTACGGGGTCGGGGACGAGGCCGAGCGCGGCTCGCTCCTCGGGCTCGCCCGCGAGGCCAACGTGGCCGGCTGGTGGCACAGCTTCGGCGACGTCCTGCCGGGCTGGTTCCAGACGTACATCGGCCTGGAAGGCGCCGCCTCCCTCATCCGCGTCTACGAAGTGCAGTTCGTCCACGGCCTGTTGCAGACCGAGGCGTACGCCCAGGCCGTCGTCACCCGGGGCATGCCCGACGCCCCGGCCGTCGAGATCGACCGCCGGGTCGCCCTGCGCCTCGAACGGCAGAAGGTGCTCGTCTCCGAGCGAGCCCCCCAGCTCCACGCCGTCCTCGACGAGGCCGCGCTGCGCCGCCCCTACGGCGACCGGGCCGTCATGCGGGGCCAGTTGAAGCATCTCATCGAGATCTCCGAGCATCCTGGCGTCACGCTCCAGGTCATGCCCTTCAGCTTCGGCGGTCATGCCGGCGAGAGCGGCGCGTTCACGATGCTGCGCTTCCCCGAGTCCGATCTCTCCGACATCGTCTACCTGGAGCAGCTCACCAGCGCCCTCTACCTCGACAAGCGCGAGGAAGTCGCCCAGTACCAGCGGGTGATGGAGAAATTGCAGCAGGACGGTCCCGATCCGGCCGAAAGTCGCGATCTTCTCCGGGGCCTCCTTCAACTCTCCTGA